A segment of the Sanyastnella coralliicola genome:
CTTCATTCATTGCGATGTTGTGTGCTCGTCCGTGTCCATCATAGTGGGCCGTCTCAGTGAAATCAACTGGTGGCTCCGTTACCGATAGGAGTTGTGTCAAATCAAATACCTGCATTCCGTGACCAGGCGCTTCTGATACGATGAAAGCATGATTTTGGAACACCTTAGCATCACGCCAAAGGCTGTTCTGCGTGTGTGTAGGTAAGCTTCCTAGGTAAATAGGGTTCGCAGGATCAGTCACTTCAACGAAAGCTGTTCCATTTGACTTACATACCACCGCGAACTCACGACCACTTGCAATGTCTTCCCATCCCCAAATGTCATTGAGGTTGGCTGCCCCACCTAGTTCATCAAGTGACAAGAAGGCCCACATGTCAACATTTTCACATGGGAATTCACCTGCGAATCCAGATTCACAAAGGGTTTGAGCGTTGATTCCACCAATAGTAAAAACACTCAATAGAGCGATTAGTACGCTTCTTTTCATCGGTCTTATTGTTTAATCACACGCTGAGTGATTGATCCACTCGCGTTCTGAAGGATATACATTCCTGAAGGAAGATCCCCCAGTTCGATGGTCATACGTCCTGAAGCTGCATTAAGTTCTGGCAGCGTACGAACTGTTTGTCCGAGAGCGTTAATCAAGCTCAATGACTCGAGCTTCCCTCCTTCCCATTCGATGCTCATCTGATCTGAAGCGGGGTTTGGATATACCGTCAACTCCGCTGTTGGATCAATTGAAGATGCAGAAACAATGTTCTCCAATCGGATAACGAACATGTGTGAGAATGTGCTCACAATGATATTCTGACTCGGGAGGTATGGGTAATTGCTCCATGACCCCCAGAAGAAGTTTCCGTTTGATTCAGGGTTCGTATCGAAGTATGCTACTTCTTCCAAGTTTCCATTTGCTACGTCGGAAAGGTCTAAGACACGAAGACCACCCATGTAGTTTGACTGGTACGAAAGTCCATTCAATGTATACTGGTTGTGGTCAGCAGACTCAATGTCACTTTCAAACCAACCCAATTCGATCGGGTTCGAAAGGTCTTCCACGTTGTAGATGTATGTTCTTGTGTTGATGTCGTAATCACTCTCATCCAACTCGTCGTCTACAAGCATGAAGCGATGATCTTCAGTCAACCATCCTTGGTGTGTGTATCCAATAAGGTCGTACGAAACTGAAGAGATGAGTTGGCAATCTGACTTGTCGGTAACATCAACGATAGCGATGTTGTCTTCGTTGTATGCAAAGGCAATTTCTTTACCTGAGTATGCTCCATCAGGACCATCATAGATAACTACCTGCGCATCGTGCGTGTACCCGTCTTCTGCGAATTCACCAACCAACTGAGGGTTCAATGGATCAGAGATGTCTACAATATGCAAGCCACCGCCAAAGGTGCTTGTTCCAACAGCGTAGGCATAGCCAGTTTCTTCATTGATGACAATGTTGTGGCTATTCCCGAAGCTATCGTAATGCGCTGTAGCTTCAAAGATTACAGGTATATCAACTGCTGAAGTCAGCTGCATCAAGTTGAACACTTGCATTCCGTGGCCAGGTGCCTCAGATACGATGTAGGCATGGTTTTCATATACCTTAATGTCTCGCCAAAGGCTATTCGTGGTGTGTGTTGCCAATGTTCCAATAAGAACAGGATTGGCTGGATCAGAAATCTCTACAAATGCTGTTCCGTTGTCTTTACCCATCAAGGCAAATTCTCTTCCGTCTGGGCTAACCCATCCCCAACAATCGTTTCCGTTTTGACCTCCACCGAGATCTGCCAAGTCCATCACAGACCAAAGGCTTGTGTTTAGACAAGGATAACCATCTGCTTCTCCGTCAACACAAGGTGTTTGAGCCGAGGCAGTGGTAAGAAAAGCACAAGAAAGTGCAGCGAGTAAAAATCTCTTCATTGATTACCAGTTTTCTGATCTTTTATCCAATTCTTCGAGCGTAATGAAATTTCCTTCGTTGACACTTTTCATGGTCTCAATGATGTCAGCGAGGAAATCGCTCTTGATAACTGCTACACCGTTCGGTCTAAAACCAATCACTTTTGTTTTGCTGTCTTCGTCGTATGAAATACGATAAGTCAACTCTTCCAATCGTTCAATTGACTCTTCATCGTGCTCTTGCAAAATGAACTCAATCAGTCTTAATTTCCGTAGGTGTAGATCTTCCATGGTTTCTAAGGAAAATTGCAGGTCTCGCGTAAAAGTAGCCCTTTTTTCGAGGGTTCAAGAACGAAGCTCGCCAACAAAGTTGAAAAGCTTCCACAAAAAAAGGCTGCCCTTAACAGACAGCCTTTTCCAATAATCTCATTTCTGTTTAGAGATGTCCGTACTCACGTGAGTAGAACAACATCTGCTGAACAAAGTCATCTGGGTAAACCACTTCCACATCTGTGATATTCCCGTCTGCATCAGTCACTGGCTGAAGTACCGGATTGATGAAACCACCGTAAGGAGCGATTCCGAGTTTCTCAGTACGCTCAAGTACTTCTGTATGAACGTCTTGATCCACCTTCACTCCGTAACCCTCAACGAGTTCCTTTGCTGCTTCGTAATCTCCTTTCGACTTAATTCGCTGAACTTCCTTCAATAGATCTCCAAAAAGCACACGTAGCTTATCGTAGTCTTGAATATCGTAGAAGTGCTTGCCATCGCGAACCACCTTCACGATTACGCTGTCAGCCAGACCTTTCTCGTAAACCCAGTTTGAAACCCAAGCTCGGTTACGCATGTGCGCTTCTTCAATATCAGCACCTAACTCTAGGCGGCGAAGCTGTGTCAACATTCCATTTCGGATGTAACCGTCGTATTCTGCCATACCTACTTCAAGGCTTTCCATCAAACCAAGCTCAACCATTTTAGGGTCTAGCAAGTAGTAAAGCGCTACCAAGTCGGCACGTCCTTCTTCAATTGTTGAAGAGTGCTCGAGCAAAGTCTGGTTTGGAGTACCTACACCTTCTTCAAGCTTACCTGAAGCGTGTCCGATTACCTCGTGCATTGCAGTATGAAGTTTACCTGCAAGCTCTGAATGTGCCTTTGCGCGTTCGATTTCTTCTGCATCGTGCGCGAATTCGTCAAGCATTCCTGATCCAGATGCCTTGTCGTACGCATTTACAATGTTCCCAAGGCTTACTGATTTCGAACCGTGCTTCACACGAATCCAGTTAGCGTTCGGTAGGTTCACCCCAATTGGAGTTGATGGTGATGCGTCACCTGCCTCCCCTGCTACGTTCACAACGTTGTATGTGATTCCAACAACTTCTTCTTTCTTGTGCTCGTCCATGATCGGCGAGTTTGTTTCGAAGTACTGTGCGTTGTTCATCAATACTGACATACGATCTGAAGCGGCAAAATCCTTGATCTGTACCACCGTCTCGTACGAACCAGTGTACCCTAGTGGGTCATTGTATACTTCAACGAATCCATT
Coding sequences within it:
- a CDS encoding choice-of-anchor B family protein — protein: MKRFLLAALSCAFLTTASAQTPCVDGEADGYPCLNTSLWSVMDLADLGGGQNGNDCWGWVSPDGREFALMGKDNGTAFVEISDPANPVLIGTLATHTTNSLWRDIKVYENHAYIVSEAPGHGMQVFNLMQLTSAVDIPVIFEATAHYDSFGNSHNIVINEETGYAYAVGTSTFGGGLHIVDISDPLNPQLVGEFAEDGYTHDAQVVIYDGPDGAYSGKEIAFAYNEDNIAIVDVTDKSDCQLISSVSYDLIGYTHQGWLTEDHRFMLVDDELDESDYDINTRTYIYNVEDLSNPIELGWFESDIESADHNQYTLNGLSYQSNYMGGLRVLDLSDVANGNLEEVAYFDTNPESNGNFFWGSWSNYPYLPSQNIIVSTFSHMFVIRLENIVSASSIDPTAELTVYPNPASDQMSIEWEGGKLESLSLINALGQTVRTLPELNAASGRMTIELGDLPSGMYILQNASGSITQRVIKQ
- a CDS encoding dipeptidyl-peptidase 3 family protein, with amino-acid sequence MKNLWGLLVLALFLAACGGGGQEPATDDSQAAADSSMTMEADDDFEWQTEQFADLKIIRYQIPGWDKLSLDQKKLVYYLTQAGLSGRDIMYDQNYRHNLEIRKALENIYNNYAGDKTSDDWKNFEIYLKRVWFSNGIHHHYANTKHTPEFSQEYFSALASETNTTLSEEAMTAMFDASMDAKKVEQDPNKGLVESSAVNFYAPDVTTEEAKAYFASITDPNDRAPISIGLNSRLVKNEAGEVVEDVYKVGGLYGPALEKVVYWLGMAESVAENDKQAAALRNLIEYYETGDLRKWDIYNINWVQDTEGDIDYINGFVEVYNDPLGYTGSYETVVQIKDFAASDRMSVLMNNAQYFETNSPIMDEHKKEEVVGITYNVVNVAGEAGDASPSTPIGVNLPNANWIRVKHGSKSVSLGNIVNAYDKASGSGMLDEFAHDAEEIERAKAHSELAGKLHTAMHEVIGHASGKLEEGVGTPNQTLLEHSSTIEEGRADLVALYYLLDPKMVELGLMESLEVGMAEYDGYIRNGMLTQLRRLELGADIEEAHMRNRAWVSNWVYEKGLADSVIVKVVRDGKHFYDIQDYDKLRVLFGDLLKEVQRIKSKGDYEAAKELVEGYGVKVDQDVHTEVLERTEKLGIAPYGGFINPVLQPVTDADGNITDVEVVYPDDFVQQMLFYSREYGHL